In Eriocheir sinensis breed Jianghai 21 chromosome 3, ASM2467909v1, whole genome shotgun sequence, a genomic segment contains:
- the LOC127003297 gene encoding uncharacterized protein LOC127003297, translating into MPGIIVAILYISTGGLVFTINALPAFLLLKTFPRSFLALNIYEVSDTIVAILSGLGLICDGCLSLNSQNYYNSCTRYMLIQTLMIVPVVISHFTIYGIFVKHLQDSNENFYGQQPFQKIISVIWTGVAWLIALVFTLILWSGTQGFHVRLAHGNSSYTVKPETRSSKNLVDKLWQYNSNEDWSSDYRESVIIGLIYGIVRGNISHEELQRFRGVSLNNGMTNQSKIAIKKFHTVLGISEKEQKRIFNLNKNNSNDYNSTTFNVTQNTEKIFSIRETTKIKNSLENIDGQVYSNIPASNPLDSLVKNNNKLTSANTVSNVKDTFGFTTE; encoded by the coding sequence ATGCCTGGCATCATAGTTGCAATACTATACATCTCTACAGGTGGACTTGTGTTTACAATTAATGCATTACCTGCTTTCCTCCTGTTGAAAACATTTCCAAGATCATTCTTGGCTCTGAATATTTATGAGGTCAGTGATACAATTGTGGCAATCCTTTCTGGCCTTGGGCTGATATGTGATGGTTGCCTCAGCCTGAATAGTCAGAATTATTATAATTCTTGTACCAGATATATGCTTATTCAAACACTGATGATTGTTCCAGTGGTAATCAGCCATTTTACTATTTATGGTATCTTTGTTAAGCATTTGCAGGATTCAAATGAAAATTTTTATGGCCAGCAGCCTTTTCAGAAAATTATCTCCGTGATTTGGACAGGAGTTGCCTGGCTCATTGCACTTGTTTTTACACTGATATTGTGGAGTGGCACTCAGGGTTTTCACGTGAGGCTGGCTCATGGCAACTCCTCTTATACAGTGAAACCCGAAACTCGCAGCAGCAAAAATCTAGTGGACAAACTCTGGCAATACAACAGCAATGAAGACTGGTCCAGTGATTACCGTGAAAGTGTTATCATTGGTCTTATCTACGGGATTGTCCGTGGAAATATTTCTCACGAAGAACTCCAGAGGTTCCGTGGTGTTTCCTTAAATAATGGAATGACAAACCAAAGCAAAATAGCCATTAAAAAGTTCCACACAGTACTTGGTATTTCAGAAAAAGAACAGAAGCGCATCTTCAACcttaacaaaaataattcaaatgaTTACAATTCAACTACATTTAATGTTactcaaaatacagaaaaaatatttTCAATAAGAGAAACAACAAAAATTAAAAACTCACTGGAAAATATAGATGGCCAAGTGTATTCAAATATTCCAGCATCAAATCCCTTGGACTCTCTAGTTAAAAACAACAATAAGTTGACTTCAGCAAATACAGTGTCCAATGTCAAGGACACATTTGGGTTCACTACAGA
- the LOC127006231 gene encoding zinc finger MYND domain-containing protein 11-like isoform X1, with translation MKASLRRCSDPLHCQHLWDAITTIRNHKQLPSFDRIRRYMSRMHNMESDEVEKHLEECASDNLIAVTRKVGQKGSKVGIEQEGFRLPTPPEEPDRHDWYCFECHKGGEVVCCSKCYRVFHQMCINAVDQPYDNEPFVCVVCKKRLYQKSVKSRINREDLNMLLAFTVERLKERLPVNILERVIPAPSQKPGVFLSDRAATSHQSMIRGDQLSRVSASEPWRSQLLLHHQMDLNTMEQKTTDCRYKTIYDFEIDALTIVHNVVLYQGVHSTIADMARQMLRDCQYDLMELEQCKDCYRMSNEKSDKYWFCKPCRPPHQLVYAKQKGFPYWPAKVIRVENDLYDVRFFGSQHQRAVIEKSHIRPISVNIHTLQVKRTSAWNKACEELKKHQELLTALANPETEQRNPLRPDSELRHRGDLMAPDQESRHNHRPQTHLLQSSPKKEGREDEDRSSSDEEMHDAEDNEDDDDNEGDDDEPGEDEDDDDDEDDEEEEEEEEEEEEEEEEEPEEEQASSISSTSKAKTPKVRKKEPPAPEDVVSSSCQELPTRSIGIQTSNRLMKMAVAEYGERSNKRSKDTEKAMRDLAEKLRREYETEKQKVIQSTMKQMEKEVDRVKDEYRSKISEMEEKHKHITSDTKKKQWCWTCEAEAIYHCCWNTAYCSIECQQVHWHKEHKKLCRRKR, from the exons ATGAAAGCTTCACTCCGGCGGTGCTCAGACCCTTTACATTGCCAACACCTGTGGGATGCCATCACCACTATCCGCAACCACAAGCAGTTGCCCTCATTTGACAGGATCCGTCGGTACATGAGTAGAATGCACAACATGGAATCAG ATGAAGTAGAAAAGCACCTAGAGGAATGTGCAAGTGATAACTTGATAGCAGTCACACGCAAAGTGGGACAGAAAGGCTCCAAAGTTGGCATTGAACAAGAGGGCTTCAGGTTACCCACTCCACCA GAGGAGCCTGACCGTCATGACTGGTACTGTTTTGAGTGCCACAAAGGTGGGGAGGTTGTCTGTTGCTCCAAGTGCTACCGAGTATTCCACCAAATGTGCATAAACGCAGTGGATCAACCATATGACAATGAGCCCTTTGTATGTGTGGTGTGTAAG AAACGCCTTTACCAGAAAAGTGTTAAAAGCCGCATCAACAGAGAAGATCTTAACATGCTATTAGCTTTCACAGTTGAGAGACTTAAGGAACGA CTCCCAGTAAATATATTAGAGCGAGTTATCCCAGCCCCTTCTCAAAAACCTGGAGTGTTCCTGAGTGACCGAGCTGCCACCAGCCACCAGTCAATGATACGAGGTGACCAACTTAGTCGGGTGTCAGCTTCTGAACCATGGAGATCGCAGTTGCTCTTACACCATCAAATGGATCTCAATACCATGGAACAGAAGACGACTGATTGCAGATACAAGACAATTTATGACTTTGAGATTGATGCCTTAACCATTGTACATAATGTTGTTTTATACCAAGGAG TTCACAGCACCATAGCAGACATGGCAAGACAGATGCTTCGAGACTGTCAGTACGACTTGATGGAACTTGAACAGTGCAAGGATTGCTACAGAATGTCAAATGAAAAGTCAGACAAGTATTGGTTTTGTAAACCATGTCGACCACCTCATCAGTTAGTTTATGCCAAACAGAAAGGATTTCCTTATTGGCCAGCAAAG GTGATAAGAGTAGAAAATGATCTTTATGATGTAAGGTTTTTTGGGagtcaacaccagagagcagtgaTAGAAAAATCCCATATACGTCCAATCTCTGTCAACATACATACACTTCAG GTTAAACGAACTTCAGCTTGGAATAAAGCATGTGAGGAGCTGAAAAAGCACCAAGAATTACTTACAGCTTTAGCAAATCCTGAAACAGAGCAACGAAACCCTCTCCGGCCTGATTCAGAGCTGAGGCACCGAGGAGACCTAATGGCTCCTGATCAAGAATCTCGGCACAATCACAG ACCCCAAACTCATCTCCTACAGTCGTCaccgaaaaaggaaggaagggaagatgag GACAGAAGCAGCAGTGATGAAGAAATGCATGATGCTGAGGacaatgaggatgatgatgacaatgaaggtgatgatgatgagcctggtgaagatgaggatgatgatgatgatgaagatgatgaagaggaagaagaggaggaggaggaagaagaggaagaggaggaggaagagcctgaAGAGGAACAAGCCTCATCTATATCATCAACATCAAAAGCCAAAACTCCAAAAGTCAGAAAG AAGGAACCTCCAGCCCCTGAGGATGTGGTTTCTTCCTCCTGCCAGGAGCTCCCCACCCGTTCCATTGGCATCCAAACCTCAAATAGGCTTATGAAG ATGGCAGTGGCAGAGTATGGAGAAAGATCAAACAAGAGATCAAAGGACACTGAAAAAGCTATGCGGGACCTTGCAGAAAAG TTGAGAAGAGAGTATGAGACAGAGAAGCAGAAAGTTATCCAGTCTACAATGAAACagatggagaaagaggtagaCCGTGTGAAGGATGAATATCGTTCAAAAATATCTGAAATGGAAGAAAAGCACAAGCATATCACATCtgacacaaaaaagaaacaatgg TGCTGGACCTGTGAAGCAGAGGCCATCTACCATTGCTGTTGGAACACTGCTTACTGTTCTATAGAATGCCAGCAAGTCCACTGGCACAAGGAACACAAAAAGTTATGTCGTAGAAAAAGGTAA
- the LOC127006231 gene encoding zinc finger MYND domain-containing protein 11-like isoform X2: protein MKASLRRCSDPLHCQHLWDAITTIRNHKQLPSFDRIRRYMSRMHNMESDEVEKHLEECASDNLIAVTRKVGQKGSKVGIEQEGFRLPTPPEEPDRHDWYCFECHKGGEVVCCSKCYRVFHQMCINAVDQPYDNEPFVCVVCKKRLYQKSVKSRINREDLNMLLAFTVERLKERLPVNILERVIPAPSQKPGVFLSDRAATSHQSMIRGDQLSRVSASEPWRSQLLLHHQMDLNTMEQKTTDCRYKTIYDFEIDALTIVHNVVLYQGVHSTIADMARQMLRDCQYDLMELEQCKDCYRMSNEKSDKYWFCKPCRPPHQLVYAKQKGFPYWPAKVIRVENDLYDVRFFGSQHQRAVIEKSHIRPISVNIHTLQVKRTSAWNKACEELKKHQELLTALANPETEQRNPLRPDSELRHRGDLMAPDQESRHNHRPQTHLLQSSPKKEGREDEDRSSSDEEMHDAEDNEDDDDNEGDDDEPGEDEDDDDDEDDEEEEEEEEEEEEEEEEEPEEEQASSISSTSKAKTPKVRKEPPAPEDVVSSSCQELPTRSIGIQTSNRLMKMAVAEYGERSNKRSKDTEKAMRDLAEKLRREYETEKQKVIQSTMKQMEKEVDRVKDEYRSKISEMEEKHKHITSDTKKKQWCWTCEAEAIYHCCWNTAYCSIECQQVHWHKEHKKLCRRKR from the exons ATGAAAGCTTCACTCCGGCGGTGCTCAGACCCTTTACATTGCCAACACCTGTGGGATGCCATCACCACTATCCGCAACCACAAGCAGTTGCCCTCATTTGACAGGATCCGTCGGTACATGAGTAGAATGCACAACATGGAATCAG ATGAAGTAGAAAAGCACCTAGAGGAATGTGCAAGTGATAACTTGATAGCAGTCACACGCAAAGTGGGACAGAAAGGCTCCAAAGTTGGCATTGAACAAGAGGGCTTCAGGTTACCCACTCCACCA GAGGAGCCTGACCGTCATGACTGGTACTGTTTTGAGTGCCACAAAGGTGGGGAGGTTGTCTGTTGCTCCAAGTGCTACCGAGTATTCCACCAAATGTGCATAAACGCAGTGGATCAACCATATGACAATGAGCCCTTTGTATGTGTGGTGTGTAAG AAACGCCTTTACCAGAAAAGTGTTAAAAGCCGCATCAACAGAGAAGATCTTAACATGCTATTAGCTTTCACAGTTGAGAGACTTAAGGAACGA CTCCCAGTAAATATATTAGAGCGAGTTATCCCAGCCCCTTCTCAAAAACCTGGAGTGTTCCTGAGTGACCGAGCTGCCACCAGCCACCAGTCAATGATACGAGGTGACCAACTTAGTCGGGTGTCAGCTTCTGAACCATGGAGATCGCAGTTGCTCTTACACCATCAAATGGATCTCAATACCATGGAACAGAAGACGACTGATTGCAGATACAAGACAATTTATGACTTTGAGATTGATGCCTTAACCATTGTACATAATGTTGTTTTATACCAAGGAG TTCACAGCACCATAGCAGACATGGCAAGACAGATGCTTCGAGACTGTCAGTACGACTTGATGGAACTTGAACAGTGCAAGGATTGCTACAGAATGTCAAATGAAAAGTCAGACAAGTATTGGTTTTGTAAACCATGTCGACCACCTCATCAGTTAGTTTATGCCAAACAGAAAGGATTTCCTTATTGGCCAGCAAAG GTGATAAGAGTAGAAAATGATCTTTATGATGTAAGGTTTTTTGGGagtcaacaccagagagcagtgaTAGAAAAATCCCATATACGTCCAATCTCTGTCAACATACATACACTTCAG GTTAAACGAACTTCAGCTTGGAATAAAGCATGTGAGGAGCTGAAAAAGCACCAAGAATTACTTACAGCTTTAGCAAATCCTGAAACAGAGCAACGAAACCCTCTCCGGCCTGATTCAGAGCTGAGGCACCGAGGAGACCTAATGGCTCCTGATCAAGAATCTCGGCACAATCACAG ACCCCAAACTCATCTCCTACAGTCGTCaccgaaaaaggaaggaagggaagatgag GACAGAAGCAGCAGTGATGAAGAAATGCATGATGCTGAGGacaatgaggatgatgatgacaatgaaggtgatgatgatgagcctggtgaagatgaggatgatgatgatgatgaagatgatgaagaggaagaagaggaggaggaggaagaagaggaagaggaggaggaagagcctgaAGAGGAACAAGCCTCATCTATATCATCAACATCAAAAGCCAAAACTCCAAAAGTCAGAAAG GAACCTCCAGCCCCTGAGGATGTGGTTTCTTCCTCCTGCCAGGAGCTCCCCACCCGTTCCATTGGCATCCAAACCTCAAATAGGCTTATGAAG ATGGCAGTGGCAGAGTATGGAGAAAGATCAAACAAGAGATCAAAGGACACTGAAAAAGCTATGCGGGACCTTGCAGAAAAG TTGAGAAGAGAGTATGAGACAGAGAAGCAGAAAGTTATCCAGTCTACAATGAAACagatggagaaagaggtagaCCGTGTGAAGGATGAATATCGTTCAAAAATATCTGAAATGGAAGAAAAGCACAAGCATATCACATCtgacacaaaaaagaaacaatgg TGCTGGACCTGTGAAGCAGAGGCCATCTACCATTGCTGTTGGAACACTGCTTACTGTTCTATAGAATGCCAGCAAGTCCACTGGCACAAGGAACACAAAAAGTTATGTCGTAGAAAAAGGTAA